The genomic region tcagcaaactgtatgcaggctttcttgtgcatcatctttagtagaggcttccttctgggacaacagccatgcagaccaatttgatgcagtgtgcggcgtatggtctgagcactgacaggctgaccccccaccccttcaacttctgcagcaatgctggcagcactcatacgtctatttcccaaagacaacctccggatatgacgctgagcacgtgcactcaacttctttggttgaccatggcgaggcctgttctgagtggaacctgtcctgtaaaaccactgtatggtcTTCCCCAcgatgctgcagctcagtttcagggtcttggcaatcttcttatagtctaggccatctttatgtagagcaacaattctttttttcagatcctcagagagttctttgccatgaggtgccatgttgaacttccagtgaccagtatgagagagtgtgagagcgaaaCACCAAACACAAGTGCTCCctattcacacctgagaccttgtaacactaacgagtcacatgacaccagggagggtaaatggctaattggacttttccacttaggggtgtactcacctttgttgccaacggtttagacactAATggctgtgttgagttattttgaggagaCAGCAAatgtacactgttatacaggctgtacactcactactttacattggagcagtgTCATTTCTTTAGTGTTGTcccatgaaaagatataataaaatatttacaaaaatgtgaggggtgtactcagttttgtgagatactgtatatatatgtgtatatgtatgtatatatatgtgtatatgtatgtatatatatatatatatatatatatatatatatatatatatatatatatatatatatatatatattatattaagtaGTATAAATGTTTTGACACTTTTGattttaatttgaaaataataCTACTTGTTGATCTTTTCATATTGTCCATGTAGAAGAGGAAGATGGACCACTCTTCCCCAGCTGACTGTGGATTCTCCTCGGAATCCAGCTTTCACAATGAGGCAGCAGAGGCTTATGACAGGACCTATAGCCCAGGCCCTACATATAGCCTCAGTCACTTTGCTCAGCAGAGCCTAAGTCCTTCCTCTAGTCAGAATGATGTTTCCAGTGTTCCTAGTCTTGGCACAGCTAATGAGAACCCCAATCAGCCTCTCTCAATCCAACCAGCAGCCTCTACAAGGCAGAATGTGCCTTCTAAAGCAGGATTTTTTTCACAGACTTTAAAAGTGCCTGCTAACTTGGAGGATGGACCTGCCTATATTCCATCTAACTCCTGTCTTGGGTATGCTTCCTACAgatcatatttatgtatttttttctcatgTTGATTGGTGAAATTTAGGGGAGTAACAATCTGGCTACTTAAGTcaatgattaaaatgaatttaaccCTTTATAACCCATGGTGACAAAGGTGTCACAAGTCCTTTAAATGTCCTGGGAAgttccttttatagctttatagCCTTGATTTTAACTCCTGAAATCTCAGTTAcacctactgaacatcctggtgggtcatgtgatagatcatgtgattttgtgttccctCAACAACATTTCCAAGATGTCTGCATGTGATGGATATAGCTAATTTTAAAAAGGTTGTTTCTTCTAGCAAAAAGGTAAGATTTGACCATTTAAGAATTCTAATGCTTACATACCATGTCCTTTATTACATTTAACCTGTTGTGAACACATTTCTTGAACAAATTCATATAAAACTAATCAGATAAATATCGGCCATTTAACCTTTAAATTGTCACAGAAAAACCAATGTGACATATATGCCACATTAGTTTTTTTGAACTTTTAAGATTATAAACTGCTCAGTTAAATTTAGCTGATTCAGTGATATTTAGttaatatatttcattattgTTAAATTCAAAGCATGTTTAAATTCAGTATTCAAATATACTTTTGatatgtcattttatagtatGGATAACAAGAAGCGATACATGGTTCAGGATGTACTGGCAGTCATCCTGGGAGATGACAGTGAATTTGAGGGCTGTGAAGGTAGCTCAGATGAAGATGCTGAAGACCCTGATTTCACTCCCAGTAACAAAGACATGGAGGATGATGAGTCTGTTGATACAGACTGTAGTGAATCCTGTGATTTAGATGAAGTCCCTCAGGCAGATATGAACCAAGGGCAGCAAAATACAACTgcccaacaaaacaaaatgttttcttgGAGAAAGAAACCTTTTGAAGCCCCTGAGTGCACATTCAAAGGGCCGAGTGTCACCCCCCCAGACAATCTTCATACTCCCCTGGGGTATTTCAGGAAGTTCATCACAGCAGAAATGCTTGAGTTACTAAAGGAGCAAACAAATTTGTATAGTGTACAAAAATCTGCACATCACAGCAATGTTGACACCACTGTTAAGGAGCTAGAAATATTAATTGGCCTCTACCTGCGCATGGGTCTTTGCCAACTGCCAGGAAATCGTGCTTACTGGGAAACTGACACAAGGTGTGCCATGGTGGCTGATAACATGTCACGTAACCGTTTTCAGACCCTGCTGGCATCTCTACACTTCACTGATAACACTGATTTGTCAAACAGGCAAGTAGAGGATAAGTGCTGGAAGATCCGTCCATGGCTTGATATGTTTCGCAAACAATGCCTAGAGATTACCCCAGAGGAGTACAACTCTGTTGATGAGCAAATGGTGTCTTTCACAGGGACTCACAGCCCAATTAGGCAGTATGTCAAGGGCAAGCCCCACCCATGGGGATTGAAAATTTGGGGCCGCTGCACTTCCTCTGGAATCCTCTGTGATTTTGCAGTCTGTGAAGTTGGCACTGGGAAAAAAACCTTGCTTGGCATAGGAGGTGACATTGTGGTCAAGCTGTGTGAAACTCTCCCACCAAACCAAAACTACAAAGTATTTGCAGAcaactttttttcttcagcaCCACTGGTGCTTGAGCTTCTTCAGCGACAGATCTACTTTGTAGGAACACTCCGCAGCAATCGCTTGGCTGGTTGTCAGCTTGAAGATGAGAAAAGTCTTGCCAAGAGAGGTAGAGGATCTGTTGATGCCAGGGTGGAGAAAGAGGAACGCATGACCATTGTCAAGTGGTACGACAACAGATCTGTTACCCTGATCTCATCCTACTGTGCAGTTGAACCTCAAGACAAAGCTCGACGCTGGAGCAAATCAAACAAAGCATTTGTGGAAGTTAACAGGCCACACATTGTGAAGGAGTACAACACGTTCATGGGGGGGGTTGACCTCCAAGATGCACGCGTTGCAAGGTACAAGTACCACATGAGGTCACGGAGGTGGTACCTCTACCTGTTCTGGCAAACCATAATGCTCGCCATTGtcaatgcatggctgatctACTGCCgtgactgtaaactacttggtgtccacaagccactgaaacaaaggagctTCCAGGCTGAGGTTGCAACTAGCCTTATTCTCCTGCATTCACAAAGGGGCCGCCCATCACTCAACACCACAACTCCACGATCACCTCCCAAGAGAGTTTGTGTTggagttccagatgatgttcgtacggaccaggttgcacactggCCTGTGAAATATGACAAGCGTGGtcgttgcaaattctgcaaaatcaatgcaacttccaccctctgtgaga from Hemibagrus wyckioides isolate EC202008001 linkage group LG21, SWU_Hwy_1.0, whole genome shotgun sequence harbors:
- the mbd1b gene encoding methyl-CpG-binding domain protein 1b isoform X1 codes for the protein MEKLGEEDTSAGQAGSECEPLKSLDDPPVDWFEPLEEDWEDDDDAQSWDIDGARDAEMESLAGESERSGSVAGSERNYRRRGGGGAVGKRKRKWRFGSDDGWEDCAVLGEGWKRKVVLRRSGLSVGQRDVYYLSPKGERVRSKIELLKYIGNIVDLTNFDFKTGRFLDEPSKKGMKKRKMDHSSPADCGFSSESSFHNEAAEAYDRTYSPGPTYSLSHFAQQSLSPSSSQNDVSSVPSLGTANENPNQPLSIQPAASTRQNVPSKAGFFSQTLKVPANLEDGPAYIPSNSCLGMDNKKRYMVQDVLAVILGDDSEFEGCEGSSDEDAEDPDFTPSNKDMEDDESVDTDCSESCDLDEVPQADMNQGQQNTTAQQNKMFSWRKKPFEAPECTFKGPSVTPPDNLHTPLGYFRKFITAEMLELLKEQTNLYSVQKSAHHSNVDTTVKELEILIGLYLRMGLCQLPGNRAYWETDTRCAMVADNMSRNRFQTLLASLHFTDNTDLSNRQVEDKCWKIRPWLDMFRKQCLEITPEEYNSVDEQMVSFTGTHSPIRQYVKGKPHPWGLKIWGRCTSSGILCDFAVCEVGTGKKTLLGIGGDIVVKLCETLPPNQNYKVFADNFFSSAPLVLELLQRQIYFVGTLRSNRLAGCQLEDEKSLAKRGRGSVDARVEKEERMTIVKWYDNRSVTLISSYCAVEPQDKARRWSKSNKAFVEVNRPHIVKEYNTFMGGVDLQDARVARYKYHMRSRRWYLYLFWQTIMLAIVNAWLIYCRDCKLLGVHKPLKQRSFQAEVATSLILLHSQRGRPSLNTTTPRSPPKRVCVGVPDDVRTDQVAHWPVKYDKRGRCKFCKINATSTLCEKCNVRLCFTEERNCFKFFHLA